TTGTCTTTTAGCAGGGATACCGACAATCCTTTCCTGCCCTTTAAAAGCGACAACGGAAGGGGTTGTGCGGCTGCCTTCGGCGGAGGCGATGACCTTAGGCTGGCCGCCTTCCATGATGGCGACGCAGGAGTTGGTAGTACCAAGGTCGATACCGATAATTTTTTTGTTTTTTTGAGTCATATGTTTCTCCTTACACTATAAAATTTTTATGAGCCGCTGCTGTTTTCTTCTTTTTGCTCAGGACTTTTTGATACTTTGACGCGTGCCGGGCGGATTACTCTGTCGCCCATTTTATACCCTTTCAAACTCTCTTCGACGACAATTCCCTCTGGATGTTCGGCAGTCACCACCATTTCTACCGCTTCGTGCAGGTGGGCGTCGAAGGCGGTGCCGACAGATACATAGGGATAGACGTTATTGGCAGCGAGGGCATCTTTGAAATGCGCCAGAATCATTTCAAATCCGATCACCCATTGCCTGGTTTCAGTGGAGGCGTGATTAGAGTGTTTTAGGGCCATCTCAAGCTGGTCAATCGGAGCCAGAAAATCGCATACCACATTTTGCAGGGCGTACTGAATCTGCTCTTGCTTCTCTTTGATCAGCCTTTTACGGGCATTTTCCGATTCCGCGAGGATACGCAGGTATTTATCTTTATTTTCTCTGGCCTCTTTTTGGAGTTCTTCAAGCTCGATGTCTGTAATGTGCATTGAGACCGGGATCCGCTTTTTTTCGCTTGTCGCCGGCTCTTCTTGATTGCCCGCTTCGTCCTTGGTCATTTTGAGGTTTTCTTGATCTTGCATGCGGATTACTCTCTCTTTCAATCTCTTTGTTTTAAGGGGTTTGGAAGGTTTTATCTTCCAGCAGGATGGGTGCTTTACTCATGTTCAGCTCTATTTTGTCGTTGAAGAGCACCGGGAGCCCCGCATCAGGCTGGCGGTAAGTTATTTTGTATTTGTAGATCGCGTCGGTCAGCGTCTTACTGATCATCGCCGAAGCGGCTTTCAGTGCGCCTAGCAATTTTTTGTAGGGAAGGCGTACGGGACCCATGACTCCGATTGCGCCGACCGGCTGCAGGTTGATGTGATAGGGAATGGTGATCACGGAGCATTGGGGGTTGACCGCTGAAAAGGGCAGTAGGTCTTCGCCGATCCAAAACCGGAGGGCATCTCTCTTGAAGCTGTCGCGCAAGATCAGGCGCATAGCGTGGCTGTTTTCAAACAGAGAGAGAGAGGCGGCGACTTGCTCGGGATCTTTAAAGTCTTGGTGGCTAAGCAGTTTCGCAAACCCTGTCCTGATCAGATCTTCTGCCTGAAAGGCCGAATGGCCGATCACGAAGCGGACCATCAGTTCGTTGTAGATGCGGTGGGCTACTTCCTCTTCTTCCTCGCTTAAATTTTCAGGTTTTTGATCCATGGAGTGGAGCCTGAAATGGAAGTACTCTTCGATGCGTTTGATGCTGAATGAGCTTAATTTTTTTTCCAGCGCGATCAACTCCATCTTGACAACCCCGAAATCGGTGATCATGAGGGCGGCGACTCTCTCCGGCCCTACCGGAATCAGCTTGATCTCGTTTAAAAAGTCGTGATCAAAGCGCGGGGAGGAGAAAAAGGCTGCGAGGCCTGTCGCATCGCTGACGGCCGCGGCTGCTTGGGGAAGATAGGAGGCGATCTCTTTGGATGCAAAGGAGGTAAGCGGCGCGCTCTTTTCCTTGAAATCTTCAGGGAGCTCGCTTGAGTCGAGATGGTGTTCGATATAGATTCGGAACGCTTTTTCAGTGGGGAAGCGTCCGCCCGAGGTGTGCTGCTGATGGAGGAGGCCTTCCGATTCTAAGTCTGTAAAATAGTTACGGATCGTAGCCGAGCTCAAGCTTTTGAACCCTGTTTCTTTAAGCGTGTTGGACCCGACGGGTTTTCCCGTTTTGATGTAGTGCTCGATGAGTCCCATCAGGATCGAGCGCTGCCTCTTTTCTTTAAGGGAGAGCTTAGGCTCCCGGCCTATCTTTTTCACTTTGGTCCTTCCTCGCAAACGAAAATATTGAAAGTTAGCAGACGGGCATGCTGAGCGATAAAATAATACCTGATATATTCTTATAATAGCGGAAATGGAGAGTTGGCGTCAAGTGAATTTAGCAGTCTATTTATTGGATTGCTAAATCGCCAACCCTCTTTTATAAAGGCTCTTTTAAGAGCAGGGGCAGGATGTAAACAATCGAAGGCGACCAGTTCAGTCCCTTGTTGTATACGACATTCGACCCGATATGGGCTGCGATGATCGCTTTTTTATGACTGTCCGGGATTTGCCGGACTAGCGCTTCTTGGTGAGAATTCCTAAGCGTGGGAAGGCAATAGCCTAGAAAACATTGCATTAGTGGATCGTCGAGATTGCGAGGCAGTTCGATCTTATCCAGGTAGTCCAGCAGGTCATAGGCAAAGCCGTTGATTTTTTTTGAAATTTCATAAGAGAGGGCGGTCATGGGGATCCCGCTCTCCTGATGCTCTTTTAAGAGCAGGTCGGCCTCTTTGGCGGCCAGCAGCTTGAGTCTTGAGAGAATCTCTTGTACCAGCTTGTCTTTTTCCTGCATAAAAAGCTCATCTCCTAAGGTCAGACCGGAGAGGACTTCAAAGGAAGAGCAAATCACGCCCGTTTTGTTGGCGGAGCTGTCTTTGAAGATGAGGCAGCCGGCTTTTTCAAGGGTGGACCGGGCGCTTTCGGAAATGTAGAGGTTAGCACCTTCGACAATCGCTTTGGCTGTGGGTTTTCCCTTTTCGTCAAAAAAATCATCGATGTTGCTTTCGTTCAATGTGCGCGGTCTTCCTCCTGCCGGGATGAAGATATCGGCTTTCGTTACGTGAATGTGGGTCTTGAGGATGTGGTTCATTTCGCTGCCGGAGAGCCACTCCTCTTCCAGTCCGTCGGCAGTCATCGTCCAGCGCAGCGTCTTGTGGATATAGGAAGCCTCGCTTTTTCGCGCGCTTTTATCGAGCAGAAACCCTCCCGGTCTGAGCTTTTCAGGCGGATAGTAACGGAGGGGTCTTGCCTGGGTGAAGAGGGTGTGCATAATGCCAAGAT
The DNA window shown above is from Estrella lausannensis and carries:
- a CDS encoding nucleotide exchange factor GrpE; translated protein: MQDQENLKMTKDEAGNQEEPATSEKKRIPVSMHITDIELEELQKEARENKDKYLRILAESENARKRLIKEKQEQIQYALQNVVCDFLAPIDQLEMALKHSNHASTETRQWVIGFEMILAHFKDALAANNVYPYVSVGTAFDAHLHEAVEMVVTAEHPEGIVVEESLKGYKMGDRVIRPARVKVSKSPEQKEENSSGS
- the hrcA gene encoding heat-inducible transcriptional repressor HrcA, with product MKKIGREPKLSLKEKRQRSILMGLIEHYIKTGKPVGSNTLKETGFKSLSSATIRNYFTDLESEGLLHQQHTSGGRFPTEKAFRIYIEHHLDSSELPEDFKEKSAPLTSFASKEIASYLPQAAAAVSDATGLAAFFSSPRFDHDFLNEIKLIPVGPERVAALMITDFGVVKMELIALEKKLSSFSIKRIEEYFHFRLHSMDQKPENLSEEEEEVAHRIYNELMVRFVIGHSAFQAEDLIRTGFAKLLSHQDFKDPEQVAASLSLFENSHAMRLILRDSFKRDALRFWIGEDLLPFSAVNPQCSVITIPYHINLQPVGAIGVMGPVRLPYKKLLGALKAASAMISKTLTDAIYKYKITYRQPDAGLPVLFNDKIELNMSKAPILLEDKTFQTP